A genomic stretch from Bordetella sp. N includes:
- the tssG gene encoding type VI secretion system baseplate subunit TssG, whose amino-acid sequence MDTPSDTLKRSAAEPPLAQGPGTGAFAGPALPVDFWRALARDPYSHDLYHALRWIDARGGARLPLGRETVPRHEPVRMRQEPSMAFAPSTLAAARPAQAGRPPEMSIYSFGLFGPNGPLPLHMTEHVRERLYHYGDGTLSAFADIFHHRLILLFYRAWADAQSTVSLDRADDRFTRYVACLLHMGQPSMRGRDKVVDHAKYHMASHLLRQTRNPEGLRHILEHYFGVPVRIREFVPQWIRLAPEQRLGLGGAQGLGRDTMLGAAVRDAQHKFRIEIGPLARAQYDSFLPGAPSAQKLVQWVRHYTGIEFAWDVRLVLAHKHVGGTTLGGRRAKGGAAQPVGLGSWLGRRPAALGDADDLVIDYEARRAHAQGGTQASFSYQP is encoded by the coding sequence ATGGACACGCCGTCGGATACCCTGAAGCGCAGCGCCGCCGAGCCGCCCCTGGCCCAGGGACCGGGCACGGGTGCGTTCGCCGGGCCGGCGCTGCCCGTCGACTTCTGGCGTGCGCTCGCGCGCGATCCGTATTCGCACGACCTGTACCACGCCTTGCGCTGGATCGACGCCCGCGGCGGCGCGCGCCTGCCGCTGGGCCGAGAGACGGTGCCGCGCCACGAGCCCGTGCGGATGCGGCAAGAGCCGTCCATGGCCTTCGCGCCGTCCACCCTGGCGGCGGCGCGGCCGGCGCAGGCAGGCCGGCCGCCTGAAATGTCCATCTACAGTTTTGGCCTGTTCGGGCCCAACGGCCCGCTGCCCCTGCACATGACGGAACACGTGCGCGAGCGCCTGTACCACTACGGCGACGGCACGCTGTCCGCCTTCGCGGACATCTTCCATCATCGGCTTATCCTGCTGTTCTATCGGGCCTGGGCCGATGCGCAGAGCACGGTCAGCCTGGACCGCGCCGACGACCGCTTCACCCGCTATGTGGCCTGCCTGCTGCATATGGGCCAACCTTCCATGCGTGGCCGCGACAAGGTGGTCGACCACGCCAAGTACCACATGGCCAGCCACCTGCTGCGGCAGACGCGCAATCCGGAGGGCCTGCGGCACATCCTGGAGCACTATTTCGGCGTGCCCGTGCGCATCCGCGAATTCGTGCCCCAGTGGATACGGCTGGCGCCGGAGCAGCGGCTGGGCCTGGGCGGGGCGCAAGGCCTGGGCCGCGACACGATGTTGGGCGCGGCCGTGCGCGATGCGCAACACAAGTTCCGTATCGAGATCGGGCCCCTGGCGCGCGCCCAGTACGACAGCTTCCTGCCCGGCGCGCCGTCGGCACAGAAGCTGGTGCAGTGGGTGCGGCATTACACCGGTATCGAATTCGCCTGGGATGTGCGCCTGGTGCTGGCGCACAAGCATGTCGGCGGCACCACGCTGGGCGGCAGACGGGCCAAGGGCGGCGCCGCTCAACCGGTCGGGCTGGGCAGCTGGCTGGGCCGCCGTCCCGCCGCGCTGGGCGACGCGGATGACCTGGTCATCGATTACGAAGCCCGCCGGGCGCATGCGCAGGGCGGCACGCAAGCTTCTTTCTCTTATCAACCCTGA
- a CDS encoding type VI secretion system Vgr family protein encodes MDRIITAHTPLSPEQLSFRGMYGQEALSQLFEFSVELISTDYSLDLKQLLGKPLTLEIETAEGGKRYLNGQVIRCTLVGRESATSRYYVYRATVRPWLWYLTQTSDNKIFQNKSVPDVIKEVLADYAFPSELHLSSSYRPWEYCVQYQETDFAFISRLMEHEGIYYWFKHDNGKHTLVLTDDVTQHETLPGTASIPYYGPDRTTVPQEEFVANWEVAEQVTPGGFATNDFDFKRPGTSLDAKRMNPGAYDNGDLEVYEWLGGYTDPGQAEHYTRVRLEDLQSRQEMVSATSNIRSLAPGYLVILRNHPRESENREYLIVATRYRMHESGQSSGSGGTSVCDVDFTVLPSSTQFRAPRVTPMSHTHGPQTATVVGKEGQQIWVDQYGRIKVQFHWDRYGQKNENSSCWVRVSSPWASGGFGGIQPPRRGDEVVVDFIGGHPDRPIVIGRVYNGGNMPPWDLPANATQSGFLSRSQDGTPHTANALMFEDKPGVEEIWVHAERNMRTEVEKDELRTVDGFRNTTIGLNDSTMVLGSRIINVTGTDTLTVGQTRDVTVTSTETYTVNGSRTVHVSGGMTTENFDKGLTTTVAADGETREVTGAFKETLHTGQEVTVTANDSLHDVLAGTLTERAKGKVLVESTNDAMDVKAMNQVLVQSSAAGMDLKSKAQMTMTSESAGIDMKAPKDITITSDTDVILNGKKVQDLSSKSWLKATPFGLNLTIAQATIGMFNATVWRSNVGAAISKADFSVIKTDVFSVSNKVGAFESKNTGLKSETAGAKSLLAGLLTII; translated from the coding sequence ATGGATCGCATCATCACCGCCCACACGCCGCTGTCGCCTGAACAACTGTCGTTTCGCGGCATGTACGGCCAGGAGGCCTTGTCGCAGTTGTTCGAGTTCAGCGTCGAGCTGATCTCGACCGACTATTCGCTGGACCTGAAACAGCTGCTGGGCAAGCCGCTGACCCTGGAAATCGAGACGGCCGAGGGGGGCAAGCGCTACCTGAACGGCCAGGTCATCCGGTGCACGCTGGTCGGCCGCGAGAGCGCCACGTCGCGCTACTACGTCTATCGCGCCACGGTGCGCCCGTGGCTTTGGTACCTGACGCAGACCTCGGACAACAAGATCTTCCAGAACAAGAGCGTGCCGGACGTCATCAAGGAAGTGCTGGCGGACTATGCGTTCCCATCGGAGCTGCATCTTTCCAGCAGCTACCGGCCCTGGGAGTACTGCGTGCAGTACCAGGAGACCGACTTCGCCTTCATCAGCCGTCTGATGGAGCATGAGGGCATCTACTACTGGTTCAAGCATGACAACGGCAAGCACACGCTGGTGTTGACCGACGACGTCACCCAGCACGAGACCTTGCCGGGCACGGCTTCCATTCCCTACTACGGGCCCGATCGCACCACGGTGCCGCAGGAAGAGTTCGTGGCGAACTGGGAAGTGGCCGAGCAGGTCACGCCCGGCGGCTTCGCCACCAACGATTTCGATTTCAAGCGGCCGGGCACCAGCCTGGACGCCAAGCGCATGAACCCGGGCGCCTACGACAACGGCGACCTGGAAGTCTACGAGTGGCTGGGCGGCTACACCGACCCCGGCCAGGCGGAGCACTACACGCGCGTGCGGCTGGAGGATCTGCAGAGCCGTCAGGAAATGGTATCGGCCACCAGCAATATCCGTTCGCTGGCGCCGGGCTACCTGGTGATCTTGCGCAATCACCCGCGCGAGTCGGAGAACCGCGAGTACCTGATCGTCGCCACGCGCTATCGCATGCATGAAAGCGGCCAGAGCAGCGGCTCGGGCGGCACGTCGGTCTGCGACGTGGACTTTACCGTGCTGCCGTCCAGCACCCAGTTCCGTGCGCCGCGGGTCACGCCCATGTCGCACACCCACGGCCCGCAGACGGCCACCGTGGTGGGCAAGGAAGGCCAGCAGATCTGGGTCGACCAGTACGGCCGCATCAAGGTGCAGTTCCACTGGGACCGTTACGGCCAGAAGAATGAAAACAGCTCCTGCTGGGTGCGGGTGTCCAGCCCCTGGGCCAGCGGCGGGTTCGGCGGCATCCAGCCCCCGCGCCGGGGCGACGAAGTGGTGGTGGATTTCATCGGCGGCCACCCCGACCGGCCCATCGTGATCGGCCGTGTCTACAACGGCGGCAATATGCCGCCCTGGGACCTGCCGGCCAACGCGACCCAGAGCGGTTTCCTCAGCCGCTCCCAGGATGGCACGCCGCACACGGCCAACGCCCTCATGTTCGAGGACAAGCCGGGTGTCGAGGAAATCTGGGTGCATGCCGAGCGCAATATGCGCACCGAGGTGGAAAAAGACGAACTGCGCACGGTGGATGGCTTCCGCAACACGACCATCGGACTGAACGACAGCACCATGGTGCTGGGCTCGCGCATCATCAACGTGACCGGTACGGATACGCTGACGGTGGGGCAGACGCGCGACGTCACGGTGACCAGCACCGAAACCTACACGGTGAACGGCTCGCGCACCGTGCACGTGTCCGGCGGCATGACCACCGAGAACTTCGACAAGGGCCTGACCACCACGGTGGCGGCCGATGGCGAGACGCGCGAGGTCACCGGTGCCTTCAAGGAAACGCTGCACACCGGGCAGGAGGTCACGGTGACCGCCAACGACTCCCTGCATGATGTATTGGCCGGCACCTTGACCGAACGGGCCAAGGGCAAGGTGTTGGTGGAATCGACTAACGACGCCATGGACGTGAAGGCCATGAACCAGGTGCTGGTGCAATCGTCGGCGGCGGGCATGGACCTGAAGTCCAAGGCGCAGATGACCATGACGTCGGAAAGCGCCGGCATCGACATGAAGGCGCCGAAGGACATCACGATCACCAGCGATACGGACGTGATCCTGAACGGCAAGAAGGTGCAGGACCTGTCCAGCAAGAGCTGGCTCAAGGCCACACCCTTCGGCCTGAACCTCACGATCGCGCAGGCCACTATCGGCATGTTCAACGCCACGGTGTGGCGGTCGAACGTGGGCGCGGCGATATCCAAGGCGGACTTCTCCGTCATCAAGACCGACGTGTTCAGCGTGTCGAACAAGGTCGGCGCCTTCGAATCGAAGAACACCGGGCTGAAGTCCGAGACCGCGGGCGCCAAGAGCCTGCTGGCCGGCCTGCTGACTATCATCTAG
- a CDS encoding DUF2169 domain-containing protein, whose product MKTIKPFRLSLLTRPYRWQRADTLGVAVMALATLDDAPRLMPEQELWKLAAEETGGILDLGVPKACAEFLVSGNAYTRHQADKTACGVRIRVGELDKSLLVFGDRYWMDGRASKPAPFEQMRVDWTRAYGGAGHAVNPQGMGMATVDINGVHMLPLPNVEASHSRIGAPRQNVEPGGLTAYPPDAPQRFALIGSKYGQDWLEQDYPGFAQDMDWRFFNAAPADQRRANKRSLDAGSDYEIWNMHPDRQVLRGRLPDWKARCFASRRSDGTELEDIDLKLSTAWFFPHRERVLLIWHGALPIREDDAADVKLIMPALELADQPRPLDHYLKVAQQRLDKDYGAVHALCDDELVPESIQGEWLDGGLPDTAERPMVRNILQGTARKREAWRQELVAAGMDPDLVLAAVPETSKPPAVAELPEMLRGMEAQIREQRASLDKARADALADPDLQAFARKTDIDVAGIADHGRAGDRGRLDPEEVHAQLADFDANPVTAAEPSKGQAGIAQRLGPQVDRLYLNGAHMFDAPPGMSPHRAQRTRRRVTEIYAGNRDFTGMNLIGADLSDMDLRGACFRQAALEGANLTGARLDHCDFTGAVLARAAAVNTSFAAAIFTQANLSLMRGQHARFDQAVFADSVCVESVFEDCVFADAEFLRTQWREATCTACDFTGARFAEMAPMTWRLTRGNFARASFRQCAFMACELEQCSFVEATLMRCSFVNTVFSGATDFTRAAMTAASFCGTTALDGACFREASLAQCGMRGTSLARTDFSKAMLAGSDFSECCFHDATLDGLSGGESLFVRADFSGASLRDGNLIQSILSKAIFLRADLSGANLFRADVSQAAVDGSTLMDGAYTRSAKVWPRRREAAA is encoded by the coding sequence GTGAAGACGATCAAGCCTTTTCGCCTGAGCCTGCTGACCCGGCCCTATCGCTGGCAGCGCGCCGACACCCTGGGTGTGGCCGTGATGGCCTTGGCCACGCTGGACGACGCCCCGCGCCTGATGCCTGAACAAGAGCTGTGGAAGCTGGCCGCCGAAGAGACCGGGGGCATCCTGGACCTGGGTGTGCCCAAGGCGTGCGCGGAATTCCTGGTGAGCGGCAACGCCTACACGCGCCATCAGGCGGACAAGACCGCCTGCGGTGTGCGGATCCGCGTGGGCGAGCTGGACAAGTCCCTGCTGGTGTTCGGTGACCGCTACTGGATGGATGGGCGCGCGAGCAAGCCGGCGCCCTTCGAACAGATGCGCGTCGACTGGACCCGGGCGTACGGTGGCGCCGGCCACGCCGTGAATCCCCAGGGCATGGGAATGGCGACGGTGGATATCAACGGCGTGCATATGCTGCCCTTGCCCAATGTCGAGGCGTCCCATTCCCGCATCGGTGCGCCGCGACAGAACGTGGAGCCGGGCGGCTTGACGGCGTATCCGCCCGATGCCCCGCAACGCTTCGCGCTGATCGGCAGCAAGTATGGCCAGGATTGGCTGGAGCAGGACTATCCAGGCTTCGCCCAGGACATGGACTGGCGTTTCTTCAACGCCGCGCCGGCCGACCAGCGGCGCGCGAATAAACGGTCGCTGGATGCGGGCAGCGACTACGAAATATGGAATATGCATCCGGACCGCCAGGTGCTGCGCGGCCGCCTGCCCGATTGGAAGGCCCGGTGTTTCGCCAGCCGCCGTAGCGACGGGACGGAACTCGAAGACATCGACCTGAAGCTGAGCACGGCGTGGTTCTTTCCGCACCGTGAACGGGTGCTGCTGATCTGGCACGGCGCGCTGCCCATCCGCGAGGACGACGCGGCCGACGTCAAGCTGATCATGCCCGCGCTGGAACTGGCGGACCAGCCCCGGCCGCTGGATCATTACCTGAAGGTGGCGCAGCAGCGGCTGGACAAGGATTACGGCGCTGTTCACGCCTTGTGCGACGACGAGCTGGTGCCGGAAAGCATCCAGGGCGAATGGCTGGACGGCGGTCTGCCGGATACCGCCGAGCGGCCCATGGTGCGCAATATCCTGCAGGGCACGGCCCGCAAGCGCGAGGCCTGGCGCCAGGAGCTGGTCGCGGCAGGCATGGATCCGGACCTGGTGCTGGCGGCAGTACCTGAAACGAGTAAGCCCCCGGCGGTAGCCGAATTGCCCGAGATGCTGCGCGGCATGGAAGCGCAGATACGCGAGCAACGGGCCTCCTTGGACAAGGCGCGTGCAGACGCCCTGGCTGACCCCGACCTGCAGGCGTTCGCGCGCAAGACCGATATCGATGTGGCCGGCATCGCCGATCATGGCCGCGCCGGCGACCGCGGTCGTCTGGATCCAGAAGAGGTGCATGCTCAGTTGGCCGACTTCGATGCCAATCCGGTAACCGCCGCGGAGCCCTCAAAGGGGCAGGCCGGCATCGCGCAGCGCCTGGGGCCGCAGGTCGATCGTCTGTACCTGAACGGGGCGCATATGTTCGATGCGCCGCCGGGAATGTCCCCGCATCGCGCGCAACGGACCCGCCGGCGCGTCACGGAGATATACGCCGGCAACCGCGATTTCACGGGGATGAACCTGATAGGCGCGGATCTGTCGGACATGGACCTGCGTGGCGCCTGCTTCCGCCAGGCGGCACTGGAAGGCGCGAACCTGACCGGCGCGCGGCTGGACCATTGCGACTTCACGGGTGCGGTGCTGGCGCGGGCCGCGGCCGTCAACACGTCCTTTGCCGCCGCGATCTTCACGCAAGCCAATCTGTCCTTGATGCGCGGACAGCACGCGCGCTTCGACCAGGCGGTCTTCGCCGACAGCGTCTGTGTCGAGAGCGTCTTCGAGGATTGTGTCTTCGCGGACGCCGAGTTCCTGCGCACGCAATGGCGCGAAGCCACCTGCACGGCATGCGACTTCACCGGCGCGCGCTTCGCGGAGATGGCGCCGATGACGTGGCGCCTGACACGCGGAAACTTCGCGCGCGCCTCGTTCAGGCAGTGCGCGTTCATGGCCTGCGAGTTGGAGCAATGCAGCTTCGTCGAGGCGACTCTCATGCGCTGCAGCTTCGTCAACACGGTTTTCTCTGGCGCCACGGATTTCACGCGGGCGGCTATGACCGCCGCGTCCTTCTGCGGCACCACGGCGCTGGATGGCGCCTGCTTCCGCGAGGCAAGCCTGGCGCAGTGCGGCATGCGCGGCACGTCGCTGGCGCGCACGGATTTCAGCAAGGCGATGCTGGCGGGCAGCGACTTTTCGGAGTGCTGCTTCCATGACGCGACGCTGGATGGCCTGTCCGGCGGCGAAAGCCTGTTCGTGCGAGCGGATTTCAGCGGCGCATCGCTGCGTGACGGCAATCTGATCCAGTCCATCCTGTCCAAGGCCATTTTCCTGCGGGCGGACTTGAGCGGGGCCAATCTGTTCCGCGCCGACGTGTCGCAGGCCGCGGTGGACGGATCGACCCTGATGGATGGCGCCTATACGCGCAGCGCCAAGGTATGGCCACGGCGGCGGGAGGCAGCGGCATGA
- a CDS encoding pentapeptide repeat-containing protein, producing the protein MTPQALQDQIALGDVVQDVELREAMLANLDLSGAMFDGVDLRGADLSGCQLRDCRFNDCTLDGSRLQDADLSECSFLRCTFTHALMAGADLTAAALVECDLTGADLRDGRLDRATFFQSNLQDACLRTDAIDRAVFSESRMDGVDLAGTVLRFVNFHRLDMRTVRLDGVQGDSAMFVECDLTGMSLAGQQFTLCQFTDAKLDGADFSNAVLTQSNFKGASLKRAIFTGAQAAQSLFPQADLEGAVCRGARFDQGIWAGANVDDADFSGASLWLCVFQRAKCDGTRFNHAWMEDADFTMADLSRADVRDAHVLRLRLHRAVTADTRLSGRAGIIENDPELLEAERWSVR; encoded by the coding sequence ATGACGCCCCAAGCGCTACAGGACCAGATAGCCCTTGGCGACGTGGTCCAGGATGTCGAGCTGCGAGAAGCCATGCTCGCCAACCTGGACCTGTCCGGCGCCATGTTCGACGGCGTCGACCTGCGCGGCGCGGATCTTTCCGGCTGTCAGCTGCGCGATTGCCGCTTCAACGATTGCACCTTGGACGGCAGCCGCCTGCAAGACGCCGATCTGTCCGAATGCAGCTTTTTGCGTTGCACATTCACGCATGCGCTGATGGCCGGCGCCGATCTGACCGCTGCCGCGCTGGTCGAATGCGATCTGACGGGAGCGGACCTGCGCGACGGCCGGCTCGATCGCGCCACTTTCTTTCAGAGCAATCTTCAAGACGCCTGCCTGCGCACCGATGCCATCGACCGGGCGGTGTTCAGCGAGAGCCGTATGGATGGCGTGGACCTTGCCGGCACCGTGCTGCGCTTCGTCAACTTCCACCGCCTGGATATGCGGACGGTGCGCCTGGATGGCGTACAGGGCGACAGCGCGATGTTCGTCGAATGCGATCTGACGGGTATGTCCTTGGCGGGTCAGCAGTTCACCTTGTGCCAGTTCACGGATGCGAAGCTGGACGGGGCCGACTTTTCGAACGCGGTGCTGACGCAGTCGAACTTCAAGGGCGCTTCCCTGAAACGCGCGATCTTCACTGGCGCTCAGGCCGCGCAGAGCCTGTTCCCGCAAGCGGACCTGGAAGGCGCGGTGTGCCGCGGCGCACGCTTCGACCAGGGCATCTGGGCGGGAGCCAACGTGGACGACGCTGACTTCTCCGGGGCCAGCCTGTGGCTGTGCGTTTTCCAGCGCGCGAAATGCGACGGCACCCGATTCAATCACGCATGGATGGAGGACGCCGACTTCACCATGGCCGACCTGAGCCGGGCGGACGTGCGCGATGCCCACGTGCTGCGCCTGCGCCTGCACCGGGCGGTGACGGCGGATACGCGCTTGAGCGGTCGCGCCGGCATCATCGAGAACGATCCGGAACTGCTGGAGGCTGAACGATGGTCGGTGCGCTGA
- the tssH gene encoding type VI secretion system ATPase TssH: MSDIGRAELFGKLDPLLYQALESATAFCKLRGNPYVELAHWLHQILQTQDSDLHRILRRFDIDTGRVQADLVQALDQLPRGAGSVSDLSEHIDHAVERAWVLASLRYDAGRIRSGHLLTGLVKTYSLRNVLLGMSGLFARVVPDVLLEQLADITAGSPETAGAGQDANHHGDAPPAAAGGKGRSALAQYAVDLTAKARNGEIDPVSGRDEEIRQIVDILMRRRQNNPLLAGEAGVGKTAVVEGLALRLAAGDVPPPLKDVALHLLDIGLLQAGAGVKGEFEQRLRSLIDEVQSSEKPIVLFIDEIHTLVGAGGAAGTGDAANLLKPALARGQLRTIGATTWAEYKKYIEKDPALTRRFQVVQIHEPVEDRAIVMLRGLRETLEAHHRVLLLDEAVEAAVKLSHRYIPARQLPDKAVALLDTACARVAVSQHAVPGALEDTRRRIAALEIELDIAARERRLGIADAERGQSLSEALQAARDQETALTARWEEESAVAARIHGLCEQLDVDRASAEPDSALDAVRAELQAARDSLMALQGEQALIHVAVDANAVAAVVADWTGIPVGRMVKDEAQAVLDLSETLGRRVIGQAHGLEAIARRIQTSRARLTDPNKPVGVFMLCGPSGVGKTETALALAETLYGGEQNLITINMSEFQESHTVSTLKGAPPGYVGYGEGGVLTEAVRRRPYSVVLLDEVEKAHPDVHEVFFQVFDKGWMEDGEGRYIDFKNTVIILTSNVGTEHIAHFCRDPDNVPDPQELGTALRAPLLEVFPPALLGRLVVVPYYPLSDTMLGRIVDLQLARIADRLRAHHDITLQIAPAATALIVARCTEVESGGRMVDAILTNTVLPRISQELLAASVAGRRVTTVALDADGGEFAYHYG, from the coding sequence ATGTCCGACATCGGTCGCGCGGAACTTTTCGGCAAGCTGGATCCGCTGCTTTACCAAGCGCTGGAAAGCGCCACCGCCTTCTGCAAGCTGCGCGGCAATCCTTATGTGGAGCTGGCGCACTGGCTGCATCAGATATTGCAGACCCAGGACAGCGACCTGCATCGCATCCTGCGTCGTTTCGACATCGATACGGGCCGGGTCCAGGCCGATCTGGTGCAGGCGCTGGATCAGCTGCCGCGCGGTGCGGGCTCCGTGTCCGACCTGTCCGAGCATATCGACCATGCGGTGGAGCGTGCGTGGGTGCTGGCTTCCCTGCGCTACGATGCCGGCCGCATCCGGTCCGGCCATCTGCTGACAGGGCTGGTGAAGACCTATTCCCTGCGCAACGTGCTGCTGGGCATGTCAGGGCTGTTCGCGCGCGTAGTGCCCGATGTCCTGCTGGAACAGTTGGCCGATATCACGGCGGGTTCCCCTGAAACGGCCGGCGCCGGCCAGGACGCGAACCACCACGGCGATGCGCCGCCCGCGGCTGCCGGCGGCAAAGGGCGCTCCGCGCTCGCGCAATACGCCGTGGATCTGACGGCGAAGGCGCGTAATGGTGAGATCGACCCCGTGTCCGGCCGGGACGAGGAGATCCGCCAGATCGTCGACATCCTGATGCGGCGACGCCAGAACAATCCCTTGCTGGCCGGCGAGGCGGGGGTAGGCAAGACGGCCGTGGTGGAGGGCCTGGCCCTGCGCCTGGCCGCCGGCGACGTGCCGCCGCCCTTGAAGGACGTCGCGCTGCATTTGCTGGATATCGGCCTGTTGCAAGCGGGCGCCGGCGTGAAAGGCGAGTTCGAGCAGCGGCTGCGCAGCCTGATCGACGAGGTGCAGTCCAGCGAGAAACCGATCGTCCTGTTCATCGACGAGATCCATACGCTGGTAGGCGCGGGCGGTGCCGCCGGCACGGGCGACGCCGCCAACCTGCTCAAGCCCGCGCTGGCGCGCGGGCAACTGCGTACCATCGGCGCCACCACCTGGGCCGAGTACAAGAAGTACATCGAAAAAGATCCCGCCTTGACGCGCCGCTTCCAGGTCGTGCAGATCCACGAGCCCGTCGAGGACCGCGCCATTGTCATGCTGCGCGGCCTGCGCGAGACATTGGAAGCGCACCATCGGGTCCTGTTGCTGGACGAGGCCGTCGAAGCCGCCGTGAAGCTGTCCCATCGCTACATTCCCGCGCGCCAGCTGCCGGACAAGGCGGTGGCGCTGCTCGACACGGCATGCGCGCGCGTCGCGGTCAGCCAGCACGCGGTGCCTGGGGCGCTGGAAGACACGCGCCGTCGCATCGCGGCCCTGGAGATCGAACTGGACATTGCCGCCCGCGAACGTCGTCTGGGAATCGCCGACGCCGAACGTGGCCAATCTTTAAGCGAGGCGCTGCAAGCGGCCCGTGACCAGGAAACCGCGCTCACCGCACGTTGGGAAGAAGAATCGGCGGTCGCCGCACGCATTCATGGTCTGTGCGAGCAACTGGATGTCGATCGCGCAAGCGCGGAACCGGATTCCGCTTTGGACGCGGTGCGCGCCGAATTGCAGGCAGCCCGCGATTCGCTGATGGCGCTGCAAGGCGAACAGGCCCTGATCCACGTCGCCGTCGACGCCAACGCCGTAGCCGCCGTCGTGGCGGACTGGACCGGCATACCGGTCGGTCGCATGGTGAAGGACGAAGCGCAAGCCGTGCTGGATCTGTCCGAGACCCTGGGACGACGCGTCATCGGCCAGGCGCATGGCCTGGAGGCCATCGCCCGCCGCATTCAGACTTCACGCGCGCGGCTGACCGATCCCAACAAGCCCGTGGGTGTCTTCATGCTGTGCGGCCCCAGCGGGGTCGGCAAGACAGAAACCGCCTTGGCGCTGGCCGAGACGCTGTACGGCGGTGAGCAGAATCTGATCACCATCAATATGAGCGAGTTCCAGGAATCGCACACGGTGTCCACGCTGAAGGGTGCGCCGCCGGGCTATGTCGGTTACGGCGAGGGCGGCGTCCTGACCGAAGCGGTGCGCCGCCGGCCTTACAGCGTGGTGCTGCTGGACGAGGTCGAGAAAGCGCATCCGGACGTGCACGAAGTGTTCTTCCAGGTCTTCGACAAAGGCTGGATGGAAGACGGCGAGGGCCGCTACATCGATTTCAAGAACACCGTGATCATCCTGACGTCGAACGTGGGCACGGAGCACATCGCCCACTTCTGCCGCGATCCCGACAATGTGCCAGACCCGCAGGAACTGGGCACGGCGCTGCGCGCCCCGCTGTTGGAAGTCTTCCCGCCGGCGCTGCTGGGCCGCCTGGTGGTGGTGCCTTACTACCCCTTGTCGGACACGATGCTGGGCCGTATCGTGGACCTGCAACTGGCACGGATCGCCGACCGCCTGCGTGCCCATCACGACATCACGCTGCAAATCGCGCCGGCCGCCACCGCGTTGATCGTCGCGCGCTGCACGGAAGTGGAATCGGGTGGCCGCATGGTCGACGCCATCCTCACCAACACCGTGTTGCCGCGCATCAGCCAGGAACTGCTGGCCGCGTCGGTGGCCGGCCGCCGGGTGACGACGGTGGCGCTGGACGCGGACGGCGGTGAATTCGCCTACCACTACGGATGA
- a CDS encoding DUF4150 domain-containing protein: protein MFANCQLMGMDLAFPDVCRTPPAAMIPLPYPNMALGPMAIPNAWNVLFVAAPAHNMATITPITLGDIPGAGGGIVSQTFMSQSRHLTGAFTVLIMGTPATRMTSLSLQNRVNMVGMRIVPSQPKILLLAP, encoded by the coding sequence ATGTTCGCGAATTGCCAATTGATGGGCATGGACCTGGCGTTTCCCGATGTGTGCAGGACCCCTCCCGCCGCGATGATCCCCTTGCCATATCCCAATATGGCCCTGGGGCCGATGGCCATCCCCAATGCGTGGAACGTGCTGTTCGTGGCCGCGCCCGCGCACAATATGGCCACCATCACGCCCATCACCCTCGGCGATATCCCGGGCGCGGGCGGCGGCATCGTGTCGCAGACTTTCATGAGCCAGTCGCGCCATCTGACCGGCGCGTTCACCGTGCTGATCATGGGCACGCCAGCCACGCGCATGACCAGCCTGTCGCTGCAGAACCGGGTCAATATGGTCGGCATGCGCATCGTGCCCAGCCAGCCCAAGATTCTGCTGCTCGCTCCCTGA